In a single window of the Necator americanus strain Aroian chromosome X, whole genome shotgun sequence genome:
- a CDS encoding hypothetical protein (NECATOR_CHRX.G23664.T2), whose amino-acid sequence MPRFKEGRSFVMYPNEELFSEVDMVYLRMTRKKRQHLALSSEVVTENRFRLFGHVLRRPSNRLVQVILKMLPNGIWKRPPGREKKVRTEVVKEDLSILGVDKQLGRLR is encoded by the coding sequence atgccaagattcaaggaaggacGATCTTTCGTGATGTACCCCaacgaagaacttttttcagaagtggatatggtgtacctgcggatgacacgtaaaaaacgtcaacatcttgccctatcttctgaagtagtcacgGAGAACCGTTTTCGCCTCTTTGGTCACGTTTTGAGAAGACCATCTAATCGTCTTGTTCAAGTTATCTTGAAGATGCTTCCAAACGGTATTTGGAAAAGACCACCTggtcgtgaaaaaaaagttaggaccgaggtggtgaaggaagatctgagcATACTTGGCGTTGACAAGCAGTTGGGGCGTTTGCGCTAA
- a CDS encoding hypothetical protein (NECATOR_CHRX.G23660.T1): MNDQTPELGRRRRAPWEAYKSIEGAVKKTKNTRLRAQPFNPTVLPALAYASKTWAFRKQEENAVSVIERAIERVMLEVSRFTQVKDGIRSSLLRQRSKVRGAAAFAQESKIRWPGHVTRFNDNHWTKVVSDWIFRDIEQTRGRPGGIKPTRWSDFFTTSFKENYDALRVPRESRNHLVTLAHDRDR, from the coding sequence ATGAATGACCAGACCCctgagctgggcaggaggagacgagcgccTTGGgaagcgtataagagcatcgagggtgcagtgaagaaaaccaagaacacccggctccgtgctcaacCCTTTAACCCCActgtacttcctgctttggcCTATGCTTCgaaaacctgggcatttcgcaagcaggaagaaaacgcggtgagcgtcattgaacgggcaattgagagagtgatgctagaagtatcccgtttcacgcaagtgaaggacgggattcgaagttctctcctacgtcagcgatcgaaggtTAGAGGTGCCGCCGCGTTCGCccaggaaagtaaaataaggtggccCGGACACGTGacgcgctttaacgacaaccatTGGACCAAAgtcgtgagcgactggatttTCCGCGATATTGAGCAAACTAGAGGAAGACCCGGTGGTATTAaaccgacccgatggtcagatttcttcacaacgtccttcaaagaaaattatgatgctcttcgtgtcccacgcgaaagcaGGAACCACTTGGTGACTCTGGCACACGACCGGGACAGatag
- a CDS encoding hypothetical protein (NECATOR_CHRX.G23661.T1) yields MPLCLTFIDLKKAFDSVETEAVVEALNEQGVPTQYIKNAMRKLEWDDMGVKADGRQLHHLRFADDIVLITPSISQAERMLTEFDETCGCIGLQLNLKKTMFMRNGWVSDAPFTLNVANIS; encoded by the exons atgccgctctgtcttaccttcatcgacttgaagaaggccttcgactcagttgagacggaagcggtcgtggaagccttgaaCGAGCAAGGCGTCcccactcagtacataaag aatgcaatgcgaaagttggaatgggacgacatgggagtgaaggctgatggtcggcagctacaccatttgcgctttgctgatgacatcgtactgataacacccagcatcagccaagcggaacgaatgctgaccgaattcgacgaaacatgtggatgcatcggtcttcagctgaatctaaaaaagacgatgttcatgcggaacggatgggtctcggatgccccattcacgctcaacgtaGCAAACATATCctaa
- a CDS encoding hypothetical protein (NECATOR_CHRX.G23666.T1) codes for MFISLLIWYLATLAEGEQTIVEGPQDSFVFLGQTVALKCRVNNQKGSVQWMKNGFGLGVDRQLKFFPRYSMIGSTSRGEYNLQITNVTVGDDDVYACQISEAANERSVVSNSAKVTVLIRPTPPKLQKTSHFINAVAGEAITQSCLSRKGKPPPRLGWALSDDVEGRNIYMWLGETRVKFSHLIKSLEATQESLRADIEEEVQKDGNGYIVSSNIRIPFVMEQIGFYRALDHIT; via the exons ATGTTCATTTCTCTCCTAATCTGGTACTTAGCTACTTTGGCCGAAGGAGAGCAGACGATTGTGGAGGGGCCGCAAGACTCGTTTGTATTTCTAGGACAAACTGTAGCACTCAAATGCAGAGTCAATAACCAG AAAGGATCAGTTCAgtggatgaaaaatgggttTGGATTAGGAGTAGATCGtcaactgaaattttttcctagatACTCTATGATAGGTAGCACAAGTCGAGGAGAATATAATCTGCAG ATCACTAACGTGACAGTGGGAGATGATGACGTATACGCCTGTCAGATAAGCGAAGCAGCCAACGAACGCTCTGTTGTTTCCAATTCAGCCAAAGTTACAGTTCTGA TTCGACCGACCCCACCAAAACTCCAGAAGACAAGTCACTTCATTAATGCGGTGGCAGGCGAAGCGATTACGCAGTCCTGTTTGTCCAGAAAGG GGAAACCCCCACCACGCCTGGGATGGGCTTTAAGCGATGACGTCGAAGGTAGAAATATCTATATGTGGCTTGGAGAAACACGCGTGAAATTCTCCCACCTCATCA AAAGCCTGGAAGCTACACAGGAGTCTCTTCGCGCAGATATCGAAGAGGAGGTTCAAAAGGATGGAAATGGCTACATAGTATCGAGCAATATAAg AATTCCTTTCGTTATGGAACAGATTGGATTTTATCGAGCCCTTGACCATATCACATAA
- a CDS encoding hypothetical protein (NECATOR_CHRX.G23663.T1), with amino-acid sequence MRRAVSRRCHFSAICTSPGEPRVADDVATSAFSSVELKLSTLYRNYLQLTECDSALKNESRNFETAFGSLHRGHQLNALYADRVSGEFVPLFIDMNQRTTAADRTPAECTTPFAMATGAEQQAVAGLRTCLFNFAISDIMRKAVDQCSENIVLASRRGDIRCPGADRCDQPSATYREF; translated from the exons ATGCGAAGAGCAGTGTCCCGCCGATGTCATTTTAGCGCCATCTGCACCTCTCCTGGTGAACCTCGAGTAGCCGACGATGTAGCAACATCTGCTTTCAGCAGTGTGGAGTTGAAGTTGTCAACTTTGTATCGAAATTACCTGCAGCTTACGGAATGCGACTCGgctctgaaaaatgaaagcagaA ACTTTGAAACCGCTTTTGGCTCTCTTCATCGAGGCCATCAACTCAATGCGCTCTACGCCGATAGAGTATCAGGAGAGTTCGTTCCCTTGTTTATTGACATGAATCAGCGCACAACAGCTGCAGATCGAACACCTGCCGagtgtacaacaccgtttgcaATGGCAACTGGAGCAGAACAACAGGCAGTTGCAGGACTTCGGACCTgcctgttcaactttgccatCAGTGACATCATGCGAAAAGCAGTCGATCAGTGTTCTGAAAACATCGTCTTAGCCAGCCGAAGAGGTGACATCAGATGTCCgggagcggatcgatgcgatcaacctagcgcaacgTATCGCGAATTTTAA
- a CDS encoding hypothetical protein (NECATOR_CHRX.G23662.T1): MANCTYNARTLASEAAIEDLMMQAKKIKYDVIGLTETRRRHPLNAVYETGEELFLGTCDSRGADGVGVLVNTSMAKNIDSVEQLTTRIGLLRMRRCGPTPALTISVAYAPTSSYEDEEVEAFYMDLEKFYREDHAFYKVIIGDFNAKVGPRRTPEELHIGTHGLQFNDQGERLSEFIMTTKTIHGNSQFQKPSSLRCTWESPGGGYRNEIDHIIVNKRFCLTDVAVVPKFYAGSEQRILRGRFFFTKRAEKVVKFRERNPRTTINWDLFATLAGFWEYSAMDNIDEENDRLLEHLHDCAKKAESFKTTKRRLTLGTLELIRQRGAVQAAGNQELMSELARLCREAIKEDLKARRAEVLAEAAEALKSIRYARRYFASHKTKMTALRNPRGTTIASRRGWRKSSTTSTLISSTAMFTCLLTI; this comes from the coding sequence atggcgaactgtacttataacgcacgtacgcttgcatcggaagcagccatcgaagatctgatgatgcaagccaagaagatcaagtacgacgtcatcggactgaccgagacgagacgacgtcaccctctcaacgccgtatatgaaactggagaagaactgttcttaggaacatgcgacagtagaggtgctgatggagttggcgtcctcgtcaacacgagtatggcaaagaacatcgactctgtcgaacaacttacgacccgaatcggacttctgcggatgagaagatgtggtccaacaccagctttgactatctccgtcgcttacgctccaacatcaagctacgaagatgaagaagtcgaagctttctatatggacctggagaagttctaccgagaagatcatgccttctacaaggtcataattggcgatttcaacgccaaagttggcccaagaagaacgccggaggaacttcacatcgggacccacggcctacaatttaatgaccagggagagaggctctccgagttcatcatgacgactaagaccatccatgggaactcgcaattccagaagccctcgtCTCTACGCTgcacgtgggagtcacccggtggggggtaccgtaatgaaatagaccacatcatcgtcaataaaaggttctgcctgacggacgtcgctgttgtaccaaagttctatgcGGGATCGGAGCAACGcatcctccgaggaagatttttctttacaaagagagcagagaaagtcgtcaagttcagagagagaaatcccaggactaccatcaactgggatctcttcgctacgctagccggcttttgggaatattccgcaatggacaacatcgacgaggaaaaTGACCGGCTtcttgaacaccttcacgactgcgcgaagaaggctgagagttttaaaaccaccaagagacgcctgacTCTTggaactcttgagctgatacgccagcgtggagcagtacaagccgcagggaaccaagaacttaTGTCCGAGCTCGccaggctttgcagagaggcgataaaggaagacttGAAAgcgagaagagcagaagtgctggctgaggCTGCAGAGGCGttgaaaagcatccgctatgcccgtcgataCTTCGCCAGTCACAAGACgaagatgactgctctccggaacccgagaggaacaaccattgcatcgagaaggggatggagaaaatcgtctacgacttctactctgatctcttcgacagccatgttcACTTGCCTCCttaccatctga
- a CDS encoding hypothetical protein (NECATOR_CHRX.G23656.T1): MVKAKLAVAGLLSLERSLFATLAYSLPQYPAHWALRSQTSNGMAKGERRSSPRLLRTFLILSQGDARTTHHVRLCTYNARTVSTDADLHALLGAAERIKFHVIALQETKCRRSDVRQMNDGTLVIRGEKVPSRNVGGVGFVVHPSVVHLVDSHEILSPRLAILRLRPLRQKPINIINCYSPTSATDESELDAFYEQLEKVIRNEKTF; this comes from the coding sequence atggtgaaagctaagctcgccgtggcagggTTGCTTAGTTTGGAGAGAAGCCTTTTTGCCACTctagcatattcactgcctcagtaccctgcacactgggccctgcggTCTCAGACGTCGAACGGTATGGCGAagggtgagaggcgatcaagtccaaggttgctcaggacgtttTTGATTCTAAGCCAAGGCGACGCACGCACGACTCACCAtgtcagactgtgtacttacaacgcgagaacagtgtccacagatgctgacctgcatgcccttctcggagctgcagagcgtatcaaatttcacgtgattgctctgcaggagaccaagtgcagaagaagcgacgtacgacagatgaatgacggtacactcgtcattcgtggagagaaggttccgtcgcgaaacgTAGGCGGTGtcggttttgttgtgcacccatctgtcgtccatcttgtcgattctcacgagatcctgtcacctcgtctggccattcttcgcctccgccctctgcgccaaaaacccatcaatatcatcaactgctactcaccaacatcagcaactgatgaatccgaattggatgCGTTTTACGAGCAGCTGGAGAAAGTGATCCGCAATGAGAAGACCTTCTAA
- a CDS encoding hypothetical protein (NECATOR_CHRX.G23657.T1), with protein sequence MKKHHRRWTWKSASGATRVEIDRILTNRRRCLLDVSVVPSFCRGSDHRLLRAKIRLSHTMEKNICYRQRKRKEVVYDDCVLEDSLPQGDWHIEEDPNVDYEMLVRGLRACAEHASKPRTTNMDRISKTTKELLERRTTLRLDPH encoded by the coding sequence atgaagaaacatcatcgtcggtggacatggaaATCGGCCAGTGGCGCGACTCGTGTGGAGATCGACcgcatactcaccaaccggaggcggtgtctacttgacgtctcagtagtaccatccttttgtaggggttctgatcaccgtctccttcgtgcgaaaatacgactcagccacacgatggaaaaaaacatctgctatcggcaacgaaagagaaaagaagtcgtctacgacgattgcgtactagAGGACTCCTTgccccaaggtgactggcacatcgaggaggacccaaacgtggactacgagatgctagtcagaggattacgagcctgtgctgagcatgcctcgaagccgcgcacgacaaacatggatcgaatttcgaagaccaccaaggaattgttggaaagaagaacgactttgaggcttgatccacATTGA
- a CDS encoding hypothetical protein (NECATOR_CHRX.G23657.T2), protein MEKNICYRQRKRKEVVYDDCVLEDSLPQGDWHIEEDPNVDYEMLVRGLRACAEHASKPRTTNMDRISKTTKELLERRTTLRLDPH, encoded by the coding sequence atggaaaaaaacatctgctatcggcaacgaaagagaaaagaagtcgtctacgacgattgcgtactagAGGACTCCTTgccccaaggtgactggcacatcgaggaggacccaaacgtggactacgagatgctagtcagaggattacgagcctgtgctgagcatgcctcgaagccgcgcacgacaaacatggatcgaatttcgaagaccaccaaggaattgttggaaagaagaacgactttgaggcttgatccacATTGA
- a CDS encoding hypothetical protein (NECATOR_CHRX.G23667.T1) produces the protein MIDDEKDARDNNKEIDDDMWRRKRLRKDLLQMEQVLRNFTFGKIGESSRGVESWMKCAFCNRVGQHFSDSCPQLTDCDKRYNIVRYGGLCKHCLDQCPPDKCKFKPRRCWYCERIRGTIAEDLMPDDGGHHRTLCNVPNARNTLRRRIEKHKKELDG, from the coding sequence ATGATTGATGATGAGAAAGACGCGCGCGATaacaacaaagaaatagaTGACGATATGTGGAGACGCAAAAGATTACGTAAAGACCTACTGCAGATGGAACAAGTTCTTCGGAATTTTACATTCGGAAAAATTGGAGAATCCTCACGCGGTGTTGAAAGCTGGATGAAATGCGCCTTCTGCAACAGAGTTGGGCAACATTTTTCTGACTCCTGCCCACAATTAACAGATTGCGATAAACGATACAATATCGTACGTTATGGAGGACTTTGCAAGCACTGCCTTGATCAATGCCCACCTGACAAGTGCAAGTTCAAGCCGAGACGATGTTGGTACTGTGAAAGAATTAGAGGAACTATCGCAGAGGACCTAATGCCAGACGACGGAGGACATCATCGCACCCTTTGCAATGTACCAAACGCGAGGAACACCTTAAGACGCAGGATCGAGAAGCACAAGAAAGAGCTCGACGGATGA
- a CDS encoding hypothetical protein (NECATOR_CHRX.G23658.T1): protein MLAERVIQSIHQDHLHAHIHYSHPKSQEQVGLRQGFSCLDHIQTVSRVTEVCRERRLPLVLTFLDYEKAFDSVETNAILEATDQLTDQDLRAHLFDSTVLPALCYAAETWADTAATSRKLLTTHRALGRCLLRGLSRLCDPAEYVSKAKHRWAGHIMRRIDDRWTKRTLEWIPRDTKRLRGRPPTRWSDVFAARMDQLRAQLDKGPRQRHSRNLRTSWMTMARERNEWKRC, encoded by the exons atgcttgctgagcgtgttatacaaagtatccACCAAGATCATCTTCACGCGCATATCCATTACTCCCATCCCAAGTCCCAAGAACAAGTTGGATTACGTCAGGGGTTTAGCTGcctggaccacatccagaccgtgtcgagggtcacagaggtttgccgggaacgCCGCCTGcctcttgttctaaccttcctcgactatgagaaagccttcgacagcgtagaaacgaatgcaatact agaagctacggaccaattgacggaccaagatcttcgtgcccatctgttcgactcgacagtccttccagcgctctgttacgcagcggagacgtgggcagacaccgctgccacgtccaGGAAGCttcttactacccacagagcccttgggAGATGTCTTTTGAGAGGATTGTCCCGTCTttgcgacccagcggaatatgtatcgaaagcaaaacatagatgggccggtcacatcatgagaagaatcgacgatagatggactaaaagaacgctagagtggatcccaagggacacTAAACGCctccgagggagaccgccaacgagatggagtgacgtgttcgctgcacggatggaccagctgagagctcagctggataaaggacctcgtcaacgtcactcacgaaatttgagaacatcttggatgacaatggcgagggaacgaaacgagtggaagagatgctga
- a CDS encoding hypothetical protein (NECATOR_CHRX.G23666.T2), translating into MVDRSHCDKDRRKMDSKPSECVPRGAKRPQRKPKTGWSDVGSSSQISKFRMFISLLIWYLATLAEGEQTIVEGPQDSFVFLGQTVALKCRVNNQKGSVQWMKNGFGLGVDRQLKFFPRYSMIGSTSRGEYNLQITNVTVGDDDVYACQISEAANERSVVSNSAKVTVLIRPTPPKLQKTSHFINAVAGEAITQSCLSRKGKPPPRLGWALSDDVEGRNIYMWLGETRVKFSHLIKSLEATQESLRADIEEEVQKDGNGYIVSSNIRIPFVMEQIGFYRALDHIT; encoded by the exons ATGGTGGACCGATCCCATTGTGACAAGGATCGACGAAAGATGGACTCAAAGCCATCAGAATGTGTCCCAAGAGGTGCTAAACGTCCTCAAAGGAAACCGAAAACGGGATGGAGCGATGT CGGTTCTTCTTCGCAAATTTCGAAATTCCGG ATGTTCATTTCTCTCCTAATCTGGTACTTAGCTACTTTGGCCGAAGGAGAGCAGACGATTGTGGAGGGGCCGCAAGACTCGTTTGTATTTCTAGGACAAACTGTAGCACTCAAATGCAGAGTCAATAACCAG AAAGGATCAGTTCAgtggatgaaaaatgggttTGGATTAGGAGTAGATCGtcaactgaaattttttcctagatACTCTATGATAGGTAGCACAAGTCGAGGAGAATATAATCTGCAG ATCACTAACGTGACAGTGGGAGATGATGACGTATACGCCTGTCAGATAAGCGAAGCAGCCAACGAACGCTCTGTTGTTTCCAATTCAGCCAAAGTTACAGTTCTGA TTCGACCGACCCCACCAAAACTCCAGAAGACAAGTCACTTCATTAATGCGGTGGCAGGCGAAGCGATTACGCAGTCCTGTTTGTCCAGAAAGG GGAAACCCCCACCACGCCTGGGATGGGCTTTAAGCGATGACGTCGAAGGTAGAAATATCTATATGTGGCTTGGAGAAACACGCGTGAAATTCTCCCACCTCATCA AAAGCCTGGAAGCTACACAGGAGTCTCTTCGCGCAGATATCGAAGAGGAGGTTCAAAAGGATGGAAATGGCTACATAGTATCGAGCAATATAAg AATTCCTTTCGTTATGGAACAGATTGGATTTTATCGAGCCCTTGACCATATCACATAA
- a CDS encoding hypothetical protein (NECATOR_CHRX.G23664.T1), with amino-acid sequence MYPNEELFSEVDMVYLRMTRKKRQHLALSSEVVTENRFRLFGHVLRRPSNRLVQVILKMLPNGIWKRPPGREKKVRTEVVKEDLSILGVDKQLGRLR; translated from the coding sequence ATGTACCCCaacgaagaacttttttcagaagtggatatggtgtacctgcggatgacacgtaaaaaacgtcaacatcttgccctatcttctgaagtagtcacgGAGAACCGTTTTCGCCTCTTTGGTCACGTTTTGAGAAGACCATCTAATCGTCTTGTTCAAGTTATCTTGAAGATGCTTCCAAACGGTATTTGGAAAAGACCACCTggtcgtgaaaaaaaagttaggaccgaggtggtgaaggaagatctgagcATACTTGGCGTTGACAAGCAGTTGGGGCGTTTGCGCTAA
- a CDS encoding hypothetical protein (NECATOR_CHRX.G23665.T1): protein MEKIDCMERKLLRRLLAYLWPMVYHNEELYSEMDMGYRRMTRGKHQHLALSPEVVTENRFCLLGHVLKRPSGRLAQVILEMLPDRK, encoded by the coding sequence ATGGAAAAGATTGactgcatggagagaaagTTGCTTAGACGATTGCTAGCTTACCTTTGGCCGATGGTGtaccataacgaagaactttactcggaAATGGATATGgggtaccggcggatgacacgtggaaaacatcaacatcttgccctATCTCCTGAAGTAGTCACGGAAAACCGTTTTTGCCTCCTTGGTCACGTTTTGAAAAGACCATCTGGTCGTCTTGCTCAAGTTATCCTGGAGATGCTTCCAGATCGTAAATAG
- a CDS encoding hypothetical protein (NECATOR_CHRX.G23659.T1) produces MRSDATSVTLSSGLHLLPTRLGYLVSVKPVQARVNQLAGEELEKWDQYWLMDISIHTTASPEPPKIPEEQEKFKSIGLWTMLIWKCLASPKKNHAVLKIKMFGENSMKQ; encoded by the coding sequence ATGAGAAGTGATGCAACTTCAGTAACGTTATCTTCTGGCCTTCACCTCCTCCCAACTCGGCTAGGCTATCTAGTGTCTGTAAAACCTGTCCAGGCACGGGTAAATCAACTGGCAGGCGAGGAACTAGAAAAATGGGACCAGTATTGGCTTATGGACATTTCCATTCATACAACAGCTTCTCCCGAACCtccaaaaattccagaagaacaggaaaaatttaaaagtatcggACTATGGACAATGCTGATATGGAAATGTTTGGCCAGTCCGAAAAAGAACCACGCAGTGCTCAAGATCAAAATGTTTGGCGAAAATTCAATGAAACAATAG